The following coding sequences lie in one Pirellulales bacterium genomic window:
- the mraY gene encoding phospho-N-acetylmuramoyl-pentapeptide-transferase: MSEFVADPVMRAMAAAAAAGLFMAGIRPAAIRFLRRCCREPLKSDSARLDALHHAKDGTPTMGGLFLVAAIVLGVVLCGAWRDAGVWLALVVMLGMAAVGAVDDLVKLRTRRAGLGWRGKLLGQLVVAAIPAIGFSAGWCAPADESLLIFPGAGALADSWLIIPWVGLVIVATANAVNITDGLDGLATGCVLCAVLAVGVITTFCITGPQRELIVVAGASAGALIGFWPWNRYPARVFMGNTGSLALGGLLGFLALATGTEMWLPLIGAVFVAEAVSVIVQIVSFKTRRRRVLLCAPLHHHFEFLGWPETKIVRRFCAAATGCAALAVVMNLAGSALLRSLPEAKLAQVAGQTTAQQANSQIPRRLEEGIR, encoded by the coding sequence ATGTCCGAGTTTGTTGCCGATCCCGTGATGCGTGCGATGGCAGCGGCCGCTGCGGCCGGCCTGTTCATGGCCGGCATTCGCCCGGCGGCGATTCGTTTCTTGCGTCGATGCTGCCGCGAGCCGCTCAAAAGCGATTCGGCACGCCTCGACGCCCTGCACCACGCCAAGGACGGGACGCCCACGATGGGCGGGCTGTTCCTTGTTGCGGCGATCGTGCTGGGCGTAGTCCTATGCGGCGCCTGGCGGGATGCTGGTGTCTGGTTGGCGCTGGTCGTCATGTTGGGGATGGCCGCGGTCGGCGCCGTCGACGATTTGGTGAAACTGCGCACCCGCCGCGCCGGGTTAGGTTGGCGCGGCAAACTGCTGGGACAACTCGTTGTCGCCGCGATTCCCGCAATCGGCTTCTCTGCCGGCTGGTGCGCGCCGGCCGACGAATCGTTGCTCATATTCCCCGGCGCGGGCGCACTGGCCGATTCCTGGTTGATTATTCCTTGGGTGGGACTGGTAATCGTGGCCACGGCCAATGCGGTGAACATAACTGACGGGCTCGACGGATTGGCCACAGGGTGCGTCCTCTGCGCCGTCCTCGCCGTGGGCGTGATCACGACGTTTTGCATCACCGGCCCGCAGCGCGAATTGATCGTCGTGGCCGGCGCTTCGGCGGGCGCCTTGATCGGATTCTGGCCCTGGAATCGGTATCCTGCGCGAGTCTTCATGGGAAACACCGGGTCGCTTGCGCTCGGTGGATTATTGGGATTCCTGGCTCTAGCGACCGGCACGGAAATGTGGCTGCCGCTCATCGGCGCGGTCTTCGTGGCCGAGGCCGTGAGCGTGATCGTGCAAATCGTCAGCTTTAAAACGCGCCGCCGCCGCGTTCTCCTTTGCGCACCTTTGCACCATCACTTCGAGTTTCTGGGGTGGCCGGAAACGAAAATCGTGCGGCGATTCTGCGCGGCGGCTACCGGATGCGCGGCACTGGCGGTGGTGATGAACCTGGCCGGGTCCGCATTGCTGCGTTCTTTGCCGGAGGCGAAATTGGCACAGGTTGCCGGCCAAACCACCGCGCAACAGGCTAATTCTCAAATCCCGCGCCGACTGGAGGAAGGAATTCGTTAG
- the murC gene encoding UDP-N-acetylmuramate--L-alanine ligase, with the protein MRDGHAAEGARGVKRTCVSLLPGPESRNACDCGEITNLIAPFHNVSVQQMHPLSLPGQAHLIGIGGAGMQALAQVLLDRGWRLSGSDTSVAGVRWLRDRGVDVHSGHAEAAVCKRSGGVVYSDAVNADNVERQKAARLGLAEFSYPQALGVLMAERRGLAVAGTHGKSTVTAMIAKIMERAGFDPTVICGAAPAGANSGGRGGAGEWLVAEACEYRENFRHLRPELAVVLGIEIDHFDYYSSRAELSAAFRRFVAQVPDAGVVLANADCQATRRATADCRAQRLTFGVSSADADWQARAIKHIHGRYSFEIWHHGARVAEVLLQVPGRHQVVNALAAAAAARAAGVPIEGIVAGLEGFRGLRRRLEFVARAGGIELWDDYAHHPTEVRATLAALRTMYPARRIWCVFQPHQLSRTRALVDEFAASLHNADRVTVTEVFVARETPLECPRAAAEDLARRVRAYGTEVLPDSRPAAILNYICTAARPGDVVITMGAGDIRNRFDELADRLRANRTSG; encoded by the coding sequence TTGCGCGACGGCCACGCGGCCGAAGGGGCCCGCGGCGTGAAGCGCACCTGCGTTTCGCTCCTGCCTGGACCGGAGTCGCGCAACGCCTGCGATTGCGGCGAAATAACGAACTTGATCGCGCCATTCCATAACGTGTCGGTGCAACAGATGCACCCGCTGAGCCTTCCAGGCCAAGCCCATCTCATCGGCATCGGCGGTGCGGGCATGCAGGCCCTGGCCCAAGTATTGCTCGATCGCGGTTGGCGACTTTCCGGATCGGACACAAGTGTGGCGGGCGTCAGGTGGTTGCGCGATCGTGGGGTCGATGTGCATAGCGGCCATGCCGAGGCGGCCGTCTGCAAGCGCAGCGGTGGCGTGGTCTACAGTGACGCAGTGAACGCCGACAACGTCGAACGACAAAAGGCCGCGCGATTGGGGCTCGCCGAGTTCAGTTATCCGCAAGCCCTTGGTGTCTTGATGGCCGAGCGGCGCGGCCTGGCCGTGGCTGGCACGCATGGCAAATCCACCGTGACCGCGATGATTGCCAAGATCATGGAGCGAGCGGGGTTTGATCCGACCGTGATCTGCGGCGCCGCGCCGGCCGGTGCAAATTCCGGAGGTCGAGGCGGCGCGGGGGAATGGCTAGTCGCCGAAGCATGCGAGTATCGGGAGAATTTCCGGCACCTGCGCCCCGAACTAGCCGTGGTCTTGGGAATCGAGATCGACCATTTCGACTACTATTCTTCGCGGGCGGAACTGTCGGCGGCGTTTCGACGATTTGTCGCGCAAGTGCCGGACGCTGGGGTCGTCCTCGCCAATGCCGATTGTCAGGCCACGCGCCGCGCTACGGCCGACTGCCGGGCCCAGCGGCTCACGTTCGGCGTCTCCTCGGCGGATGCCGATTGGCAGGCTCGAGCCATCAAGCATATTCACGGGCGATACAGCTTCGAAATCTGGCACCACGGGGCACGGGTTGCCGAGGTGCTTTTGCAGGTGCCGGGACGGCATCAAGTGGTTAACGCCTTGGCGGCCGCCGCGGCGGCACGCGCAGCGGGTGTGCCGATCGAAGGCATCGTGGCCGGCTTGGAAGGATTTCGCGGCTTACGGCGGCGGCTCGAATTCGTCGCTCGCGCTGGTGGAATCGAATTATGGGACGATTACGCCCACCACCCGACCGAAGTGCGTGCGACGCTGGCGGCACTGCGGACGATGTATCCGGCCCGGCGGATCTGGTGCGTTTTTCAGCCTCACCAGTTGTCGCGGACCCGGGCGCTAGTGGACGAATTCGCCGCAAGTCTTCACAATGCCGATCGTGTAACGGTCACCGAGGTCTTCGTGGCGCGCGAGACGCCGCTCGAATGTCCTCGGGCCGCGGCCGAGGATTTGGCCCGGCGCGTGCGCGCTTATGGCACGGAAGTCTTGCCTGATTCGCGTCCGGCCGCGATCTTGAACTACATCTGTACCGCCGCGCGTCCGGGTGATGTCGTCATCACCATGGGGGCTGGCGATATTCGGAATCGATTTGATGAGCTTGCTGACCGGCTTCGAGCCAATCGCACGTCAGGGTGA
- a CDS encoding glycosyltransferase, which produces MRTARSTRFPLHVVFAGGLTGGHLFPALAVAEQLIAESPDARISFLGPGTALERTEVSRAGYEHLTISCPRAPKGMAQVAGFGYRMLQGYRTALAYLRRQHVSIVVGLGSFGSVPAALAARRLRLPLVLLEQNAIVGRANRRLAPLANLLCLSFDDVARQRGNRSALGRCPTLVTGTPVRAAFRTVRSSAWQRPRLVVTGGSGGARLLNQSVPAALAKLGSQITDWEIIHQTGAADEASTAATYRAAGIRAVVRSFCEDLATVLAHADLAISRAGGSTLAELATMRVPPVLVPLETALDDHQRHNARAFAAAGAAVMVDDATEPVALSKYLAVALAPLVERPWRRRAMQDALRNLARPDAALRISHLIQQFTCGTDRGNCAVAPFAPDSIDAFAA; this is translated from the coding sequence ATGCGCACCGCTCGCTCAACGAGATTTCCGCTGCACGTAGTTTTCGCGGGCGGCCTGACGGGCGGGCATCTTTTTCCGGCTCTGGCCGTGGCTGAGCAATTGATTGCCGAGAGCCCCGACGCGCGGATATCCTTCCTCGGTCCTGGGACGGCATTGGAACGCACGGAAGTGTCTCGCGCCGGTTACGAGCATCTGACGATCTCCTGCCCACGAGCGCCGAAGGGCATGGCGCAGGTTGCCGGTTTTGGATATCGCATGCTGCAAGGTTATCGCACTGCCCTCGCCTATTTGCGCCGTCAACATGTTTCGATCGTTGTCGGCTTAGGTAGCTTCGGCAGCGTGCCGGCCGCATTGGCCGCGCGACGATTGCGTTTGCCGCTGGTGCTTCTGGAACAAAACGCGATCGTGGGTCGGGCGAATCGCCGGCTGGCGCCCTTGGCGAATCTGCTCTGCCTGAGCTTCGACGATGTCGCGCGGCAGCGCGGCAATCGAAGCGCGTTGGGACGCTGCCCGACGTTGGTGACCGGCACGCCGGTACGCGCCGCGTTTCGCACCGTGCGGTCGAGTGCCTGGCAACGACCGCGACTTGTGGTCACCGGTGGCAGCGGCGGGGCGCGACTGCTCAATCAAAGCGTGCCGGCGGCGCTCGCCAAACTCGGTTCGCAAATCACGGATTGGGAAATCATCCATCAAACCGGAGCGGCCGATGAAGCCTCCACCGCGGCAACCTACCGGGCCGCGGGCATTCGGGCTGTGGTACGCTCTTTCTGCGAGGACCTGGCAACTGTGCTGGCGCATGCAGACCTTGCCATTTCTCGCGCCGGCGGATCGACCCTGGCGGAACTGGCCACGATGCGGGTTCCACCCGTCTTGGTTCCGCTCGAAACGGCGCTAGATGACCATCAGCGTCATAACGCCCGCGCATTTGCCGCGGCGGGCGCTGCCGTCATGGTCGACGACGCCACGGAGCCGGTTGCCCTGTCGAAGTATCTGGCGGTTGCGCTCGCGCCGCTCGTGGAAAGGCCATGGCGCCGGCGTGCCATGCAAGATGCGCTGAGGAATCTCGCCCGACCCGATGCAGCGTTGCGAATCAGTCATCTGATCCAGCAATTTACGTGCGGCACAGATCGCGGAAACTGCGCAGTCGCCCCTTTCGCGCCAGATTCCATTGACGCTTTCGCGGCCTAA